A single window of Syntrophus aciditrophicus SB DNA harbors:
- a CDS encoding phosphoribosylformylglycinamidine synthase subunit PurQ, which produces MPQRVKSMVITGNGTNCEMEMAHACRLAGSDEVDIVHISDLISGEKRLDDYHFLNLPGGFVDGDDLGSAKANANRLLHVRIRGTEERLYDSLRRFIADGKLILGVCNGFQLMVKLGLLPGFDGDYATQTVTLTYNDSGKFEDRWVYLKPDPSSPCVFTREMEGIYLPVRHGEGKLVPRDEGILKRLHDQRQVVLQYSDSSFREAVMAYPQNPNGSTNAIAGLCNETGRLFGLMPHPEAYLHATNHPRWTREKLPEEGQGLQIFRNAVNFLRREL; this is translated from the coding sequence ATGCCGCAACGGGTAAAATCCATGGTCATTACGGGAAACGGGACGAACTGCGAGATGGAGATGGCTCACGCCTGCCGTCTTGCCGGTTCCGATGAAGTGGACATCGTCCATATCAGCGACCTGATCAGTGGGGAAAAGCGTCTCGATGATTATCATTTTCTCAATCTGCCCGGAGGGTTTGTCGACGGCGACGACCTCGGTTCCGCCAAGGCCAATGCCAACCGCCTGCTGCATGTCCGCATCCGGGGAACGGAAGAGCGGCTTTACGATTCGCTGCGCCGTTTCATCGCCGATGGCAAACTGATTCTGGGGGTCTGCAACGGTTTCCAGCTCATGGTCAAGCTGGGACTGCTGCCCGGTTTCGATGGCGACTATGCGACACAGACCGTAACACTGACCTATAATGACTCCGGAAAATTCGAGGATCGCTGGGTCTATCTGAAACCGGATCCCTCTTCCCCCTGTGTGTTCACCCGGGAGATGGAAGGAATTTATCTACCCGTCCGGCATGGGGAAGGAAAGCTGGTGCCGCGGGACGAAGGGATCCTGAAGCGGCTGCACGACCAGAGGCAGGTCGTTCTTCAATACAGCGATTCATCCTTCCGGGAGGCTGTGATGGCCTATCCGCAGAATCCCAACGGCTCTACAAACGCCATCGCGGGCCTCTGCAATGAAACGGGACGTCTTTTCGGTCTGATGCCGCACCCGGAGGCCTATCTGCATGCAACCAACCACCCCCGCTGGACCCGCGAGAAACTGCCGGAAGAGGGCCAGGGGCTGCAGATCTTCCGCAACGCGGTAAACTTTCTCCGCCGGGAACTATAG
- a CDS encoding Eco57I restriction-modification methylase domain-containing protein encodes MNYQPLFSISLLASHWENEFRIFQDSVEAQVLLERLKIWNERRRLKETATDAAFISLFFRDIWGYSLQGESGDGYQCYPQFPIARAGQMGGVGQADLALGRFGEAGMPDIPQVLCEFKDMRSGLDQQQHRKGNDRTPVRQCLDYLREARASLTGHELVEPAWGIVTDTNEFRLYNRVKGEAQCQRFVISPAPGEEAESLLNNTESAAFLRFLFSKIFSSAVLLSERGPAPLEVLLKEQFVRESALERDFYIEYKAYREFVFKSIVEANPGFSGTRGKLVRLTQRFLDRCLFIMFCEDMGKALEFPGDLLRNVLIDLSRDAYYNPEDSIPWERVKTIFRTMRDGGRVGDHLIKRFNGGLFEELPDLENLNIPAKVFCVRNQGTGGAETLLAHPLTLLFFCAKYNFGIKNAAHERMIDFYAIGRIFEQSITELEIMEAEADGRPSINLLSQRKRDGVYYTPEWVTAYIVEETVGARLRDIKGELDLTEEKRPNDEQIEEYRKFLADRRRTAKAAGAWLQSLQAYRRRLRELKVVDPACGSGAFLIQTLERLKREHRWVADETDRIVGLAELWDQDVVINDILANNLHGVDLNAESVEITKLALWMHTASAGKPLSSLDRNIRCGNSLVGPDFYANRQPDLFSEDERERINAFDWKETFPGIFDQGGFDCVIGNPPYVKLQNFRRVQSSVAEYLLEARRADGAPLYASTRTGNFDLYLPFIEKGLDLLRPDGRMGYIAPNVWMMNEYGRGLRAVVKRNRRLDRWVDFKSFQVFDEAITYTALQFFRGRSVDALRCSFIPDGDMSRIEWQSPDARISYEELPETEAWNLMPDAERKLIDRLRETCKPLIERCRGIFVGIQTSADAIYHLIRLGPGRYRTKSGMEVRLEDAIMRPLVSGAEAKRYQSPQTDTWLLFPYDISGARPRLLTESELSNRFPLALAYLKQHEQALRNRERGRMNIDDGWWAYNYPKNLDKQEHTKLLVAQTVPNLRVSYDSEGTFYCNNVRVNGILPNTPEGGWFLLGILNARPADFIFRRIAKPKEGGWFEANKQFIAPLPIPEASDEDRAEVARQARELQRLHTLRRDLIAGFGKRVNGDQTVVDRRRSTWLCADADRWKEKLAAWDALLRPGVELAVENTDDELLLKIGGETVLELFDVPETPFIAAQWRQALRDVSVTAGFNAGKLSDLLLKLRKSDSPELKKRLIGIDDEIKRTEAAIIQTEKVMNSTVYRLYGMTREEIRMVEAG; translated from the coding sequence ATGAACTACCAACCGCTGTTCAGCATTTCTCTTCTGGCCTCCCACTGGGAGAATGAATTCAGGATTTTTCAAGACTCCGTTGAAGCTCAGGTGCTGCTTGAGCGCCTTAAAATCTGGAATGAACGCCGAAGGCTCAAGGAAACCGCCACCGATGCCGCCTTCATATCATTGTTTTTCCGGGACATCTGGGGTTATTCCCTGCAGGGCGAGAGTGGCGATGGCTATCAGTGCTATCCTCAATTTCCGATTGCCCGGGCGGGGCAAATGGGTGGCGTGGGCCAGGCTGATCTGGCGCTCGGCCGTTTTGGCGAAGCCGGGATGCCGGACATCCCTCAGGTGCTTTGCGAGTTCAAGGACATGCGCTCCGGACTGGATCAACAGCAACACCGGAAGGGTAACGATCGCACACCTGTAAGACAATGCCTGGATTACCTGCGGGAAGCCAGGGCATCCCTGACCGGCCATGAACTGGTCGAGCCGGCATGGGGTATCGTTACCGATACAAACGAATTCCGACTCTACAATCGCGTAAAAGGGGAAGCCCAATGCCAGCGTTTCGTGATCTCTCCCGCACCCGGTGAAGAAGCCGAGTCCCTTCTCAATAATACTGAATCCGCGGCCTTCCTGCGGTTCCTGTTCAGTAAAATCTTTTCCTCCGCCGTCCTCCTTTCCGAACGTGGTCCCGCACCGCTCGAAGTTTTACTGAAAGAGCAATTCGTCCGGGAATCGGCCCTCGAACGGGACTTTTACATTGAATACAAGGCGTATCGTGAATTCGTTTTTAAAAGCATCGTCGAAGCCAATCCGGGATTCTCCGGAACCAGGGGCAAGCTGGTACGGTTGACCCAACGATTCCTTGACCGCTGCCTCTTCATCATGTTCTGCGAGGACATGGGAAAGGCCCTCGAGTTTCCCGGGGATCTCCTGAGAAACGTCCTGATCGATCTCAGCCGCGACGCATACTACAATCCCGAGGATTCCATCCCCTGGGAGCGGGTCAAAACCATCTTCCGGACCATGCGCGACGGAGGAAGGGTCGGCGACCACCTCATTAAGCGTTTCAACGGCGGCCTGTTCGAAGAACTTCCCGATCTGGAAAACCTGAATATTCCCGCCAAGGTCTTCTGTGTCAGGAACCAGGGAACAGGTGGGGCGGAAACTCTGCTCGCCCATCCCCTGACCCTGCTCTTTTTCTGTGCCAAGTACAATTTCGGCATCAAGAATGCGGCACACGAGCGGATGATCGATTTTTACGCCATCGGCCGCATCTTCGAACAATCGATCACCGAACTGGAAATCATGGAGGCCGAAGCCGACGGCAGGCCGTCCATCAATCTTCTTTCCCAGCGCAAGCGGGACGGCGTTTACTATACCCCGGAATGGGTCACGGCCTATATCGTGGAAGAGACGGTGGGCGCGCGGCTTCGGGATATTAAGGGCGAACTTGACCTGACCGAGGAAAAGCGTCCGAATGATGAGCAGATCGAAGAGTACCGCAAATTTTTAGCGGACAGACGCCGAACCGCGAAGGCAGCCGGTGCCTGGCTGCAATCGCTGCAGGCCTACCGCAGGCGGTTACGTGAGTTGAAGGTCGTCGATCCCGCCTGCGGTTCCGGCGCTTTTCTCATTCAGACGCTGGAAAGGCTCAAACGGGAGCATCGCTGGGTGGCCGATGAGACAGACCGCATTGTTGGGCTGGCAGAGTTATGGGACCAGGATGTGGTCATCAACGATATCCTGGCCAACAATCTGCACGGTGTGGACCTCAACGCCGAGTCCGTGGAAATCACCAAACTGGCGCTCTGGATGCACACGGCGTCGGCCGGCAAGCCCCTGTCGAGCCTCGACAGGAACATCCGTTGCGGCAACAGTCTGGTCGGCCCGGACTTCTATGCGAATCGGCAGCCGGACCTCTTCAGCGAAGATGAACGGGAGCGTATCAATGCCTTCGACTGGAAGGAGACGTTCCCGGGAATATTTGACCAGGGCGGCTTCGACTGTGTGATCGGCAACCCGCCCTATGTCAAACTGCAGAATTTCCGCCGGGTTCAATCGTCCGTTGCCGAATATCTGCTGGAGGCCCGCCGTGCCGACGGCGCCCCCTTGTATGCAAGCACCCGGACGGGCAATTTCGACCTGTATCTTCCCTTCATCGAAAAGGGACTGGATCTTCTACGGCCGGATGGGCGCATGGGCTACATTGCCCCCAACGTCTGGATGATGAACGAGTACGGCAGGGGGCTGCGCGCCGTTGTCAAGCGGAACCGCCGCCTTGACCGCTGGGTCGATTTCAAGAGTTTTCAGGTTTTCGACGAAGCCATCACCTACACGGCCCTTCAATTTTTCCGGGGCCGTTCGGTTGATGCGCTTCGCTGTTCCTTTATCCCCGACGGGGACATGTCCCGGATCGAGTGGCAATCCCCTGATGCTCGGATCTCCTATGAAGAACTGCCCGAAACCGAAGCCTGGAACCTGATGCCCGATGCCGAACGGAAGCTCATCGACCGTCTGAGAGAGACTTGCAAACCATTAATTGAGCGTTGCCGCGGGATATTTGTTGGGATTCAGACCAGCGCTGATGCCATCTACCACTTAATCCGTCTTGGACCGGGGCGATACCGGACAAAAAGCGGCATGGAGGTCCGCCTTGAGGACGCCATCATGCGTCCCCTCGTCTCCGGTGCTGAAGCCAAACGTTATCAATCCCCTCAGACCGATACCTGGCTCCTGTTTCCTTATGATATTTCCGGTGCGAGGCCGCGACTTCTAACAGAAAGCGAACTATCCAACCGTTTTCCCCTGGCCCTGGCTTATCTGAAGCAGCATGAACAGGCATTGAGAAACAGAGAAAGAGGCAGGATGAATATAGATGACGGTTGGTGGGCTTACAATTACCCTAAGAATCTGGATAAGCAGGAACATACCAAGCTATTGGTTGCCCAGACCGTTCCCAATCTGCGGGTTTCCTACGATTCAGAGGGAACGTTCTACTGCAACAACGTTCGAGTCAATGGCATCCTGCCGAATACTCCTGAGGGCGGCTGGTTTCTCCTTGGCATCCTCAATGCCCGCCCTGCCGATTTCATTTTTCGTCGCATTGCCAAACCAAAAGAAGGTGGATGGTTTGAGGCCAACAAACAATTCATCGCTCCCCTCCCCATTCCCGAGGCGTCGGATGAGGACAGGGCCGAGGTTGCCCGGCAGGCAAGGGAGTTGCAGCGGCTGCACACCCTCCGGCGCGATCTGATCGCCGGATTCGGCAAGCGGGTCAACGGCGACCAGACCGTTGTGGACAGGCGCAGGTCGACCTGGCTTTGCGCCGATGCCGACAGGTGGAAGGAAAAGCTTGCGGCCTGGGATGCCCTGCTCCGTCCCGGCGTGGAACTTGCCGTGGAAAATACGGACGATGAATTGCTCCTCAAGATCGGCGGCGAGACGGTACTGGAACTCTTTGATGTACCCGAGACGCCCTTTATCGCCGCCCAATGGCGGCAAGCCCTGCGTGATGTATCGGTAACGGCGGGCTTCAAC